Proteins found in one bacterium genomic segment:
- a CDS encoding cytochrome c3 family protein — protein sequence MNASTIRQLFGIACLLMLVSAARVYAVDKPTEAVDPGGCVTTECHGEVEDYAVLHGPVGGLTCDACHEVVSVEEHTFRLWREGEKLCTYCHEFDTGLLPVVHYPVTAGECLGCHNPHGGPDHALSREETMADTCGRCHESVSYGKEFMHDPIMKGECTNCHRPHASRFPMLLDIVGDDLCLACHKDFGKDMQQIKFRHEALDEGCEACHDVHASNYPSGLSLSIADGCLQCHEDVRESTLADVKHPSVVDERACLSCHTAHGGDLDALMRDEPVRVCMDCHDEKIEKDGVELMTAMVRINDPSRFKHTPVAEGECGGCHTIHGGDQVALLQSAYSTDFHQQFSPENYDLCFECHDERLVQEENVGDLTGFRNGERNLHFVHVAEGEDFARNCRVCHGVHTSTYPMLIRDKVPYGNWMMPIRFEKTETGGTCMTGCHTDYAYDREHPVDSTTLIAADSPRLPRADKDEPVLAMFTGMNLDGEVVEVPDGNRPSIIMFLRGGQPQSQQMMETVAAESSALQPAQIVAIFSGETAGEQAEPYAGTSSAPWPILIDPEYHLSSMLGVEVWPAAFIVQSDGVQIAHIGGAPLSLAVSLESYIQLARGEIDREAVRQRLASNQVIGDGSAKSAIWHLQMGGKLLDEGKPEEARAMFAKGLELDPESVDLKVKMISTLAELKNAKDAINLLDRLPEDALPEWQTNLLRGQVMAAVGQWDEARRLAVEVLKQRPNLGDAHYLMGMVYEQNKQFELAAEEYRAAIKAGGR from the coding sequence ATGAACGCCTCCACGATACGGCAATTATTCGGAATCGCGTGCTTGCTGATGCTTGTCTCTGCAGCCCGAGTCTATGCCGTCGACAAACCGACAGAAGCGGTCGATCCCGGTGGCTGCGTCACAACCGAGTGTCACGGAGAAGTCGAAGACTATGCCGTGCTACACGGTCCGGTCGGCGGTCTCACGTGCGATGCATGTCACGAAGTCGTCAGCGTCGAAGAACACACCTTCCGACTCTGGCGAGAGGGCGAGAAGCTCTGCACCTATTGTCACGAGTTCGATACCGGCCTGCTGCCTGTTGTGCACTACCCGGTCACGGCCGGCGAGTGCCTCGGTTGCCACAATCCCCACGGCGGACCGGATCATGCACTGAGTCGCGAAGAGACAATGGCGGATACGTGCGGCCGTTGCCACGAGAGCGTTTCCTACGGCAAGGAATTCATGCACGACCCCATCATGAAGGGCGAGTGCACGAATTGCCACCGTCCCCACGCGTCGAGATTCCCGATGCTGCTGGACATTGTCGGCGACGACTTGTGCCTGGCTTGCCACAAGGACTTCGGCAAGGATATGCAGCAGATTAAGTTCCGGCACGAAGCACTGGATGAGGGCTGTGAAGCCTGTCACGATGTGCATGCTTCCAACTACCCGTCGGGTCTTTCGCTTTCGATCGCTGATGGCTGCCTGCAATGCCATGAGGATGTGCGCGAAAGCACTCTAGCAGATGTGAAGCACCCATCCGTGGTCGATGAACGCGCCTGTCTGTCATGCCACACGGCGCACGGTGGGGACCTGGATGCTCTGATGCGCGACGAGCCCGTTCGCGTCTGCATGGATTGCCACGACGAGAAGATCGAGAAGGACGGCGTGGAACTGATGACCGCGATGGTGCGCATCAACGATCCGTCGCGCTTCAAGCACACGCCGGTGGCGGAAGGCGAATGTGGAGGCTGTCACACGATTCACGGTGGCGATCAGGTCGCGCTACTGCAGAGTGCCTACTCGACAGATTTCCACCAGCAATTCTCCCCCGAGAACTATGATCTCTGCTTCGAGTGTCATGACGAACGCCTTGTGCAGGAAGAGAACGTCGGCGATCTGACTGGGTTCAGAAACGGCGAACGAAATCTGCACTTCGTCCACGTGGCGGAGGGTGAGGACTTCGCCCGCAACTGCAGAGTCTGCCACGGCGTACACACATCCACGTACCCGATGTTGATTCGCGACAAAGTTCCCTACGGCAATTGGATGATGCCGATTCGGTTCGAAAAGACCGAGACCGGCGGAACCTGCATGACGGGCTGTCACACGGACTACGCGTATGATCGCGAGCATCCAGTCGATTCGACAACGCTGATCGCCGCCGATTCGCCGCGTCTGCCACGAGCGGATAAGGATGAGCCGGTACTTGCCATGTTCACGGGGATGAACCTCGACGGAGAAGTCGTTGAGGTTCCCGACGGAAACCGTCCGAGCATCATCATGTTCCTGCGCGGTGGCCAGCCACAAAGCCAGCAGATGATGGAAACGGTTGCGGCAGAGAGCAGCGCCCTTCAGCCGGCGCAGATCGTTGCCATCTTCAGCGGCGAGACGGCCGGTGAGCAGGCAGAACCATACGCCGGCACAAGCAGCGCCCCCTGGCCAATCCTGATTGATCCGGAGTACCATCTCTCCAGCATGCTGGGCGTTGAGGTCTGGCCCGCAGCGTTCATTGTGCAGTCGGATGGCGTCCAGATTGCACACATCGGCGGAGCGCCTCTTTCCCTGGCGGTCTCGCTCGAATCCTACATCCAACTGGCTCGTGGCGAGATCGATCGCGAAGCCGTTCGCCAGCGTTTGGCTTCGAACCAAGTCATCGGCGACGGGTCCGCCAAGAGCGCCATCTGGCACCTGCAGATGGGCGGCAAGCTGCTTGATGAAGGAAAGCCGGAAGAGGCTCGTGCAATGTTTGCAAAGGGCCTCGAACTGGATCCGGAGTCGGTGGATCTGAAGGTTAAGATGATCAGCACGCTCGCGGAACTTAAGAATGCGAAGGATGCTATCAACCTTCTGGATCGCTTGCCCGAGGATGCACTGCCGGAGTGGCAAACGAATCTGCTTCGCGGCCAGGTCATGGCAGCCGTCGGCCAATGGGATGAAGCTCGTCGCCTTGCTGTTGAAGTCCTGAAGCAGCGCCCGAATCTCGGCGATGCGCACTACCTGATGGGCATGGTGTACGAGCAGAACAAGCAATTCGAACTGGCCGCTGAAGAGTACCGCGCAGCAATCAAGGCAGGGGGACGCTAA
- a CDS encoding VCBS repeat-containing protein, producing the protein MLFTSRIRCYILIAILASMLPALSRGQTTFGPMQNVVGPSLGAPRSVIAADLDSDGDLDILFGTGNYDHIAWYENLDGGGTFGPQRTIAYETTRADSVLAADLDGDGDIDVLSASPADDRIAWYENIDGAGSFGPRRTITTSADYAESIFAADLDGDGDLDVLSALYAGDRIAWYENIDGNGTFGSERTITRATDAPPSVFAVDLDGDGDADVLSASENDDLIAWYENIDGAGTFGPQKTITSSADRAESVFAADLDGDGDIDVLSGSYEDDRVAWYENIDGEGSFGPQQTITIAANRCLSVLAADLDGDGDKDVLSASQYGRTMWYENIDGTGTFGPRQTITSIPAGADSIFAADLDGDGDIDILSAESWEGEISWCQNTDGAGTFGSQHILSTFARKAHCMAVTDLDDDGDLDVLSLSYSGNHIAWHENVDGAGTFGPEQIVATDIDYADSLIVADLDGDGDDDVLSASGWDDRIVWYENIDGAATFGPAQIIADSDTASLILAADLDDDGDIDVLSASYQEDRIYWYENIDGKGTFGPQRIITTMAYVVFSVSAADLDCDGDLDLLAAFYQKDRVVWYENTDGKGNFGPGAIISLEPEGPNSVFGSDLDGDGDLDVLSASSWDDRIAWYENTDGKGAFGPQQTITVYAHHPNSVFAADLDGDGDEDVLSSSRTDGRIAWYENLDGAGTFSSQQTISTNLRLPRSVLAVDLDGDGDKDVLSASENDDRVAWFENLGSVRHKSYEFAIGREGWQPFGYPGFSSPVFGNTPGEPGTLDTTATDNTNQVGIWQSPAYEIVAPGKMPTRMDTERLAGEPGTSIYVATFRVAANGPDRSRSPQIRMRTTTGGGGKSEVLLIESNFDGAFSPTPGGRDYPLIFQSDEHDSIFRCYFDMLNFYPQDSATATVMLDRVDLKSMSDPFVASTLVDREYPFLQGQDGWKSYTIPGVFAEPTFAYDAANRRLGISIADTDDFQFGFWGSSLNSSNNVAIESGRRYWAVFTVGTDIEDPQKVPEFRLRLNESRFRASQYTNIAATGSAADLPTVGNSKQYTVFFPPNMGSGGSLLCSFDLLANPSQQLLDVGSSIYLERVEVLSQPYEP; encoded by the coding sequence ATGCTGTTTACGAGTCGGATTCGCTGCTATATCCTGATCGCCATTCTGGCTTCCATGCTCCCGGCCCTATCACGGGGACAAACGACCTTCGGTCCCATGCAAAATGTCGTAGGCCCGAGTCTGGGAGCTCCGCGTTCGGTCATCGCGGCGGACCTGGACAGCGATGGGGATCTTGACATCCTCTTCGGCACCGGGAATTACGACCACATTGCTTGGTACGAGAACCTGGATGGGGGGGGAACCTTCGGGCCCCAGCGGACCATTGCCTATGAAACCACTCGTGCCGATTCAGTATTGGCGGCAGATCTCGATGGCGATGGAGATATCGATGTTCTCTCCGCCTCTCCGGCTGACGATCGCATTGCGTGGTATGAGAACATCGACGGAGCAGGGTCCTTTGGTCCCCGAAGAACTATCACAACCAGCGCCGATTACGCCGAATCTATCTTCGCGGCAGATCTCGACGGCGACGGAGACCTCGACGTACTGTCAGCCTTATATGCTGGCGACCGAATTGCATGGTATGAGAACATAGATGGGAATGGGACCTTTGGTTCCGAGAGGACTATCACCAGGGCCACAGATGCCCCCCCATCTGTCTTTGCAGTGGATCTGGACGGCGACGGGGACGCCGACGTTCTCTCCGCGTCCGAAAACGATGACCTCATTGCATGGTACGAGAACATTGACGGAGCGGGGACCTTCGGCCCCCAGAAGACCATCACCAGCTCTGCAGATCGTGCCGAATCCGTCTTCGCAGCAGACCTTGATGGCGACGGGGACATCGACGTTCTATCCGGTTCCTATGAAGACGATCGCGTCGCATGGTATGAGAACATCGACGGAGAAGGTTCCTTCGGACCCCAGCAGACCATCACGATCGCCGCAAATCGCTGCCTTTCCGTTCTCGCGGCGGACCTGGATGGCGATGGCGACAAGGACGTCCTTTCCGCTTCCCAATATGGTCGGACCATGTGGTACGAGAACATCGACGGGACTGGGACGTTCGGTCCTCGACAGACGATCACCTCCATTCCCGCCGGTGCCGACTCCATCTTCGCGGCGGATCTGGATGGAGACGGAGACATCGACATTCTCTCTGCCGAGTCGTGGGAGGGCGAAATCTCCTGGTGCCAGAATACCGATGGAGCGGGGACCTTTGGCTCTCAGCACATCCTCTCGACCTTCGCCCGGAAAGCCCATTGCATGGCCGTTACAGACCTTGACGACGACGGGGATCTCGATGTGCTTTCTCTCTCCTACAGCGGCAATCACATCGCGTGGCACGAGAACGTTGATGGGGCTGGGACGTTTGGTCCCGAGCAAATAGTCGCCACCGACATCGATTATGCTGATTCGCTCATTGTGGCAGACCTGGATGGTGACGGCGACGACGACGTCCTCTCGGCATCCGGTTGGGATGACCGGATCGTGTGGTATGAAAACATCGACGGAGCAGCGACCTTCGGTCCGGCACAAATCATCGCTGACTCCGATACCGCTTCTTTGATCCTCGCGGCAGACCTTGACGATGATGGGGATATCGACGTTCTCTCTGCCTCCTATCAGGAAGACCGGATCTACTGGTACGAGAACATCGATGGGAAAGGGACCTTTGGACCCCAGCGGATCATCACCACTATGGCCTATGTGGTTTTCTCGGTTTCTGCTGCGGACCTGGACTGCGATGGCGATCTCGACCTCCTTGCCGCTTTCTACCAAAAGGACCGAGTGGTGTGGTACGAGAATACGGATGGAAAGGGGAACTTCGGCCCTGGAGCGATCATCTCCCTCGAGCCCGAAGGCCCCAATTCCGTCTTTGGATCGGACCTCGACGGCGATGGCGATCTCGACGTCCTTTCTGCCTCCTCTTGGGATGACCGCATCGCATGGTATGAGAACACCGACGGAAAGGGGGCATTTGGCCCTCAGCAGACCATCACAGTATACGCCCATCACCCCAACTCGGTCTTTGCTGCCGACCTCGACGGCGACGGGGACGAAGACGTTCTTTCCTCTTCCCGTACAGATGGCCGCATTGCATGGTACGAGAACCTCGATGGAGCGGGAACCTTCAGTTCCCAGCAAACCATCTCCACCAACCTCAGACTGCCCAGGTCGGTGCTCGCCGTGGATCTGGATGGCGATGGGGACAAGGACGTTCTCTCTGCATCCGAAAACGACGATCGGGTTGCGTGGTTCGAGAACCTGGGGTCAGTCCGGCACAAGTCCTACGAATTCGCCATTGGACGAGAGGGCTGGCAGCCATTTGGGTATCCCGGCTTTTCCTCGCCTGTGTTCGGTAACACGCCGGGTGAGCCGGGGACGCTGGACACAACGGCGACGGACAACACGAATCAGGTGGGCATCTGGCAATCGCCCGCCTACGAGATCGTAGCGCCCGGCAAAATGCCGACTCGGATGGATACGGAGAGACTGGCGGGCGAACCGGGCACCTCGATTTATGTCGCCACTTTCCGAGTCGCGGCGAACGGACCAGATCGCAGTCGTTCCCCGCAGATTCGGATGCGCACAACAACCGGGGGAGGTGGAAAATCAGAGGTCCTCTTGATCGAATCGAATTTCGACGGGGCATTCTCGCCAACGCCTGGAGGGCGCGACTACCCACTCATCTTCCAATCCGACGAACACGATTCGATTTTCCGGTGCTACTTCGACATGCTGAACTTCTATCCGCAGGACTCGGCGACGGCGACGGTGATGCTTGATCGTGTCGATCTCAAATCGATGTCTGATCCGTTTGTGGCGAGCACGCTCGTCGACCGCGAATACCCCTTCCTTCAAGGGCAAGATGGTTGGAAATCGTACACGATTCCAGGCGTCTTCGCTGAACCGACCTTCGCGTACGATGCCGCGAACCGGCGTCTTGGCATTAGCATTGCGGACACGGATGACTTCCAATTTGGCTTCTGGGGTTCATCGCTCAATTCGTCCAACAACGTCGCGATCGAATCGGGTCGTCGCTACTGGGCCGTCTTTACCGTGGGAACGGACATCGAGGATCCGCAGAAAGTCCCCGAGTTCCGCTTGCGCCTGAATGAATCGCGCTTCCGCGCGAGCCAATACACGAACATCGCCGCAACGGGCTCGGCCGCCGACCTTCCGACCGTGGGAAACTCAAAGCAGTACACCGTCTTCTTCCCACCGAACATGGGATCGGGCGGAAGCCTGCTCTGCTCCTTCGACCTGCTCGCAAACCCATCGCAGCAATTGTTGGACGTCGGAAGTTCAATTTACCTGGAACGAGTCGAGGTGCTTTCGCAGCCTTATGAGCCGTGA
- a CDS encoding alkaline phosphatase, whose translation MSTRRQFLKNASMGAAALAIAPTAMAAEEKGRASLNPPAGGKPRRVIFMISDGMSIGVPSMAEEFSKIARNKPTKFAELLQDHKVAHGFCETHSLSSLVTDSAAAASALGSGTRVFNGSINVLPDGRELRPIHHLLKEQGVGTGLVTTARVTHATPAGFGAVQSSRDDEDLIAPQYIDKVDVILGGGARHFFPEMRRMNKDDVAGAYEAAGYAVVREKKAMLGAPKDKPLLGVFDKSHVPYTIDQNHSKELQETVPTLAEMTQEALDRLAKNPKGFLLQVEGARVDHAAHGNDIAATLWDQLAFDDAIEIALEFQKNYPDTLIIVTSDHGNSNPGLNGMGSYYGDSTEFFERIAKAKRSFDGLEWGLKKSNDATAESVKGMIQDGWGIELPLDECQLILDRAKGKDVGEVNELERGFSGIFAQVLGNHNGVGFTGCNHTQDMVVLAAVGPGQDGFNGLIKNTDAFENVAKIFGLKYRNPAMTPQEAKSMAYVVPERRMADWA comes from the coding sequence ATGTCCACACGCAGACAATTTCTGAAGAACGCGTCGATGGGGGCCGCCGCTTTGGCGATCGCGCCGACGGCAATGGCTGCCGAAGAGAAAGGCAGAGCCAGTCTGAACCCGCCTGCTGGGGGGAAGCCCCGCCGCGTGATCTTTATGATCTCCGATGGCATGAGCATTGGCGTCCCGTCGATGGCCGAGGAGTTCTCGAAAATCGCGCGCAATAAGCCAACGAAGTTCGCTGAACTGCTGCAGGATCACAAGGTCGCCCATGGATTCTGCGAGACGCACTCGTTGAGTTCACTCGTTACGGACTCGGCGGCCGCTGCATCGGCGTTGGGTTCCGGAACCCGCGTCTTCAACGGATCGATCAATGTGCTGCCGGACGGTCGTGAGTTGCGCCCGATTCATCACTTGCTGAAGGAGCAGGGCGTCGGCACCGGGTTGGTCACGACGGCACGCGTCACGCACGCGACGCCTGCCGGCTTTGGCGCAGTGCAGTCTTCTCGCGATGACGAAGACCTGATCGCTCCGCAGTACATCGACAAGGTCGATGTCATCCTTGGCGGGGGAGCGCGGCATTTCTTCCCCGAGATGCGTCGCATGAACAAGGACGACGTTGCGGGTGCCTACGAAGCCGCCGGCTATGCGGTCGTTCGCGAGAAGAAGGCAATGCTTGGTGCACCGAAAGACAAGCCGCTACTTGGAGTGTTCGACAAGAGCCATGTTCCCTACACGATCGATCAGAATCACAGCAAGGAACTGCAGGAGACCGTTCCGACGCTCGCCGAGATGACGCAGGAAGCGCTCGATCGGCTCGCGAAGAACCCGAAGGGCTTTCTGCTGCAGGTCGAAGGCGCGCGTGTCGATCACGCAGCGCACGGCAATGACATCGCAGCCACGCTCTGGGATCAGTTGGCATTCGACGACGCGATCGAGATCGCTCTCGAGTTCCAGAAGAACTACCCCGACACGCTGATCATCGTAACGAGCGATCATGGAAACTCAAATCCGGGCCTAAATGGCATGGGCAGTTACTACGGTGACAGCACGGAATTCTTCGAACGGATTGCGAAGGCAAAGCGTTCCTTCGACGGTCTGGAGTGGGGACTGAAGAAGTCCAACGATGCGACCGCCGAATCTGTGAAGGGAATGATCCAGGATGGCTGGGGCATAGAGCTTCCGCTCGATGAATGCCAACTCATTCTCGATCGCGCAAAGGGCAAGGACGTTGGCGAAGTCAACGAGCTCGAACGCGGATTCTCAGGTATTTTTGCTCAGGTTCTCGGCAATCACAATGGCGTTGGATTCACCGGCTGCAACCACACGCAGGACATGGTCGTTCTGGCAGCCGTCGGGCCAGGCCAGGATGGTTTCAATGGCCTGATCAAGAACACAGACGCGTTCGAGAACGTCGCGAAGATCTTCGGCCTCAAGTATCGCAACCCTGCGATGACGCCGCAGGAAGCAAAATCGATGGCCTATGTTGTGCCGGAGCGACGCATGGCCGACTGGGCGTAA
- a CDS encoding heme-binding protein, with amino-acid sequence MSDITLEQAHEVLMAAVAASNELGLKMDVAVVDAGANLNAFARMDGAWLGSIDIAIKKARTARFFDMPTGAIGELSQPGGSLYNIEHSNGGLITFPGGLPIKNPAGEVIGAIGVSGSTVVNDHAVASAGIAAVSC; translated from the coding sequence ATGTCGGACATTACGCTGGAACAAGCACACGAAGTCCTGATGGCGGCCGTCGCAGCATCGAACGAACTGGGACTGAAAATGGACGTCGCCGTCGTGGATGCCGGGGCGAACTTGAATGCCTTTGCGCGCATGGATGGAGCCTGGCTCGGCAGCATCGATATTGCGATCAAGAAGGCTCGCACTGCCCGGTTCTTCGATATGCCGACGGGAGCGATCGGCGAACTATCGCAACCGGGAGGTTCGCTCTACAACATCGAGCACTCAAATGGCGGGCTGATCACCTTTCCCGGCGGCCTACCCATCAAGAATCCCGCGGGCGAAGTTATTGGGGCCATCGGAGTCTCCGGCAGCACCGTCGTGAACGATCACGCCGTGGCATCGGCAGGTATAGCGGCGGTCTCCTGTTAG
- a CDS encoding VCBS repeat-containing protein, which yields MRCPVAFAQALMILLVPTCLLAGAPYFTDSDTISHGSSASTPEMMVSGDFNQDGDQDLVVYFDYQNDIYYYENNRTYPPTFTRTLAKGYSTPIKVMRTADLDKNGFPDLTVQFESTSQIIVLFNLPSGGVPSFSAKTATISSFTTGLRDHALGDINGDGYLDIVGVDDRDDRIAWVENPGDAVNNWTFHLISDDPDAPGSGADGPVDKPTSVRIGDMDSDGDNDIIMGSDSSSAGLYYYENDGSATPGFTLRTSYTSTGIDRIEVADYNLDGQLDIAVADLDSGWIRIRINDGTPSNGTSETIFVSASGTAQDLTGLHSIDVDRDGFLDLLVVRGNTSAPFSYFVSNGDRSNLGFASVDLTFSPIFKSTEAQDLRSSVFMDIDNDCDLDLLAGEGVYSGSGIDPSELFRFTNFSYHRQLWFEAPAPTAATNMQNPVKIEKGDVNGDGLLDMVVASIDDDAIWVLLNSSSSPGTFTKIDTFNTGTDPEDVSIDDIDGDGDLDIAYASSGGSGRAAWLENNGSSTPSFTDNSIIGLPGNHQVESGDLDGDGDIDVAITGSYNSAGTDFGYLIWYQNNGAADPSFTQRTVALTGIDQVESLEIADLDGDGDLDMAAYHKVDSTTINASIVSWYENNGSSIPTFNSQTITASLGALTNAGSKVTAGDLDNDGDMDLVLALSGTNSIGWMKNDGAADPTFTYQIGKTSIDTPREARVADVDCDGDMDILTTASNEFDALVLLNNGLASPSFTRTSLTNLVENAPDIVAGDFFNHGRMDIAVPSSDSDWVLMFKEIGGDYDMQVVKLAPKYVFPGHEAAVLRADIEHLGRSSDAELEIVRFTIQFTDVLGNPQTLASVRDQYSSVKLYADNGDGVFDAGDDSLMRSSAIVNSSSTTFSFTVDSDPERYIAPGQTKMYFVTVTCTDDAYQGAFGTHAVELVEHDFEIGQYRSYPQLHRPDRDLSSGGYSFYYNMTIGTDTDGDGFTDESERYFSSDEGDPSSHPPVGDYNLDGSTNMSDAIELARDFAAGTVNDKQAFDVNGDYIVDRADAWTIYYWSIGQKDYEVLPNP from the coding sequence ATGCGTTGCCCCGTGGCCTTTGCACAGGCCTTGATGATTCTACTGGTTCCCACGTGCCTGCTCGCAGGAGCCCCCTATTTCACCGATTCCGACACGATTTCGCACGGATCCAGCGCCTCGACCCCGGAAATGATGGTTTCAGGGGACTTCAATCAGGACGGCGATCAAGATCTGGTTGTGTACTTCGACTACCAGAATGACATTTACTACTACGAGAATAATCGAACATATCCGCCCACATTCACGCGGACCTTGGCGAAAGGCTACTCAACGCCCATCAAGGTCATGCGCACAGCGGATCTGGACAAGAACGGCTTTCCGGATCTGACCGTCCAGTTTGAATCCACATCGCAGATCATCGTGCTCTTCAACCTGCCGAGCGGCGGCGTGCCGAGCTTCAGCGCGAAGACCGCAACGATCAGCAGCTTCACGACCGGCCTGCGCGACCACGCACTCGGCGACATCAATGGCGATGGATATCTCGACATCGTCGGCGTCGATGACCGGGATGATCGAATCGCATGGGTCGAGAACCCGGGCGACGCCGTGAATAACTGGACATTCCATCTGATCAGCGACGACCCCGATGCACCGGGTTCTGGCGCGGACGGCCCGGTCGACAAGCCGACCAGCGTCCGGATCGGCGACATGGACTCCGATGGCGACAACGACATCATCATGGGATCGGACTCGTCGTCGGCAGGGTTGTACTACTACGAGAACGATGGTTCAGCGACTCCGGGGTTCACACTGCGAACTTCTTACACGTCGACCGGCATCGATCGCATCGAGGTGGCAGATTACAATCTGGATGGCCAACTGGACATCGCCGTCGCCGATCTCGACTCCGGATGGATTCGCATTCGAATCAACGATGGCACCCCTTCCAATGGAACCTCTGAAACGATCTTCGTTTCCGCCAGTGGTACGGCTCAGGATCTGACCGGTCTTCACTCCATTGACGTTGACCGGGATGGTTTCCTGGATCTCCTGGTTGTGCGAGGCAACACAAGCGCGCCCTTCAGTTACTTCGTCTCCAATGGCGATCGGTCGAATCTGGGTTTCGCATCCGTCGATTTGACCTTCAGCCCCATCTTCAAGAGCACCGAAGCGCAAGACCTCCGCTCGTCAGTCTTCATGGACATCGATAATGACTGCGATCTGGATCTGCTGGCAGGCGAAGGCGTCTATTCCGGCTCAGGCATCGATCCGTCCGAACTCTTCCGCTTCACGAACTTCTCCTACCATCGTCAGCTTTGGTTCGAAGCGCCGGCGCCTACGGCCGCGACGAACATGCAGAATCCCGTCAAGATCGAGAAGGGCGATGTGAACGGAGACGGACTGCTCGACATGGTTGTCGCTTCCATTGATGACGATGCAATCTGGGTTCTACTGAATTCCTCCTCTTCGCCCGGGACCTTTACAAAGATCGATACGTTCAACACGGGAACGGATCCCGAAGATGTCAGTATCGATGATATCGATGGGGACGGCGATCTGGATATCGCGTATGCTTCGTCCGGCGGCAGCGGACGCGCCGCGTGGCTCGAGAACAATGGATCGAGCACTCCCAGCTTCACTGATAACTCAATCATCGGACTTCCAGGAAACCACCAGGTCGAATCCGGCGATCTTGATGGCGATGGAGACATCGATGTGGCCATCACCGGGAGCTACAACAGCGCCGGAACGGACTTCGGTTACTTGATTTGGTACCAGAATAATGGCGCTGCAGATCCATCCTTCACTCAACGAACCGTGGCGCTCACCGGAATCGACCAGGTTGAATCTCTGGAAATCGCCGACCTTGACGGCGACGGCGATCTCGATATGGCCGCTTATCACAAGGTGGACAGCACAACCATCAACGCGTCGATCGTCTCCTGGTACGAGAACAATGGCTCCTCGATTCCGACTTTCAACTCTCAGACTATAACCGCCAGCCTCGGCGCGCTGACGAATGCCGGCAGCAAGGTGACCGCGGGCGATCTCGACAACGATGGCGACATGGATCTCGTTCTGGCGCTCTCCGGGACGAACTCCATTGGCTGGATGAAGAACGACGGCGCAGCCGATCCGACATTCACCTACCAGATCGGAAAGACCTCCATCGATACACCGCGGGAGGCCCGTGTTGCAGACGTGGATTGCGACGGCGACATGGACATTCTGACGACGGCTTCGAATGAGTTCGATGCGCTCGTTCTGCTCAATAACGGCCTGGCTTCGCCGTCATTCACGCGGACCTCCCTCACTAATCTCGTCGAGAACGCACCGGACATTGTGGCGGGGGATTTCTTCAATCATGGACGGATGGACATTGCCGTTCCATCGTCCGATAGCGACTGGGTTCTGATGTTCAAGGAAATCGGCGGCGACTACGACATGCAGGTCGTGAAGCTCGCGCCGAAGTACGTGTTCCCCGGCCATGAAGCCGCAGTATTGCGTGCAGATATCGAGCACCTCGGTCGTTCGTCGGATGCGGAACTGGAGATTGTGAGATTCACCATCCAGTTCACCGACGTGCTCGGCAATCCACAGACGCTCGCATCCGTCAGGGATCAATACAGCTCGGTGAAGCTGTACGCCGATAATGGCGACGGAGTCTTCGATGCCGGGGATGATTCCCTGATGCGGTCCTCTGCAATCGTGAACTCGTCATCCACAACATTCAGCTTCACCGTGGACTCCGATCCCGAACGCTACATCGCTCCCGGCCAGACGAAGATGTACTTTGTGACAGTCACCTGCACAGACGATGCGTACCAAGGTGCGTTTGGCACGCACGCCGTCGAACTTGTCGAACACGATTTCGAGATCGGGCAGTACCGTTCCTATCCGCAGTTGCATCGCCCCGATCGCGATTTGTCGTCCGGCGGCTACAGTTTCTACTACAACATGACGATCGGTACGGACACCGACGGCGACGGGTTTACGGACGAATCCGAACGTTACTTCTCGAGCGACGAAGGCGATCCCTCCAGCCATCCGCCCGTCGGCGACTACAACCTCGACGGCTCGACGAACATGTCCGACGCGATCGAACTCGCCCGCGATTTCGCCGCCGGCACCGTGAACGACAAGCAGGCGTTCGACGTCAACGGCGACTACATCGTCGACCGAGCCGACGCCTGGACCATCTATTACTGGTCGATCGGGCAGAAAGACTACGAGGTGCTGCCAAACCCGTAG